One genomic segment of Heteronotia binoei isolate CCM8104 ecotype False Entrance Well unplaced genomic scaffold, APGP_CSIRO_Hbin_v1 ptg000322l, whole genome shotgun sequence includes these proteins:
- the RGP1 gene encoding RAB6A-GEF complex partner protein 2 — MIEVAAALLRGGPVFLAGEALECLVTLRNPLPPDATSASSEMVAWASAQIHCQFHASESRVSLPPPDNSRQDVQAESETVFVPNRGERGQCILSTPPKILFCDLRLDPGESKTYSYCETLPMDGPPSFRGQAVKYVYKLTIGCQRVNSPIKLLRVPFRVLLLHGLQDYQLPQDEAMAPSNPFLEDEEGAKKDSRLADLATELLMAATSRRSLHLYNISNSRGKVVAFCIFKTVYKIGEEVVGTFNFSAGDIPCLQYSVSLQTEERVQEAFQRRRGQPASYITHARHQESCLHTSRTSFALPIPLSSAPGFSTNVVSLKWRLHFEFVTAREAEAAELQRVSEGPAEATSRRGLEQVEVDTFSWDLPIKVLPTSPLLASYVSQFSSSSTLTI; from the exons ATGATCGAGGTGGCGGCGGCGCTGCTGCGCGGGGGGCCCGTCTTCCTCGCCGGGGAGGCCCTCGAGTGCCTCGTCACGCTgcgcaaccccctcccccccgacgCCACCTCCGCCTCCAG TGAGATGGTGGCCTGGGCCAGCGCGCAGATCCACTGCCAGTTCCACGCCAGTGAAAGCCGGGTGTCTCTGCCGCCACCGGACAACAGCCGGCAGGACGTTCAGGCCGAGAGCGAGACGGTCTTTGTCCCCAACAGAG GTGAGCGGGGCCAGTGCATCCTTTCGACACCTCCCAAGATCCTTTTCTGCGACTTACGGCTGGATCCTGGCGAATCCAAAACCT ACTCCTACTGTGAGACGCTGCCCATGGACGGGCCCCCCTCTTTCCGGGGCCAGGCGGTGAAGTACGTCTACAAGCTGACCATTGGCTGCCAGCGGGTCAACTCGCCCATCAAGCTCCTGCGGGTGCCATTCCGAGTGCTGCTGCTGCACG GGCTCCAGGACTACCAGCTCCCGCAGGACGAGGCCATGGCCCCCTCCAACCCCTTCCTGGAGGACGAAGAGGGGGCCAAGAAGGACTCCCGCCTGGCGGACCTGGCCACCGAGCTGCTGATGGCGGCCACTTCTCGGCGCAGCCTGC ACCTGTACAACATCAGCAACTCCCGGGGCAAGGTGGTTGCCTTCTGCATCTTCAAGACTGTCTACAAGATTGGCGAGGAGGTGGTGGGGACCTTCAACTTCTCTGCAGGGGACATCCCTTGCTTGCAG TACTCAGTGAGCCTGCAGACGGAAGAGCGAGTCCAGGAGGCCTTCCAGCGCCGGCGCGGCCAGCCCGCCTCCTACATCACCCACGCCCGCCACCAGGAGTCCTGCCTGCACACCTCCCGCACCAGCTTCGCCCTGCCCATCCCGCTCAGCTCCGCCCCGGGGTTCAGCACCAACGTCG TGTCCCTGAAGTGGCGGCTGCATTTTGAGTTTGTGACGGCccgggaggcggaggcagcggagctGCAGAGGGTCTCGGAGGGCCCGGCAGAAGCCACCAGCCGGAGGGGGCTGGAGCAGGTGGAGGTGGACACCTTCAGCTGGGACCTGCCCATCAAAGTGCTGCCGACCAGTCCCCTCCTGGCCTCCTACGTCTCCCAGTTCTCCAGCTCCAGCACCCTCACCATCTga